One window of Channa argus isolate prfri chromosome 4, Channa argus male v1.0, whole genome shotgun sequence genomic DNA carries:
- the LOC137125133 gene encoding paramyosin-like has protein sequence MESQDQNEPQPLISNPGCIFSTEDYLSTAIRAKVGLRDKLEESQQSDCQLMAAKGTISDLTSQLEEAHQDSDENLASLNPKPDMAEQMADTAANVSTVESANGFQAEEMDISELVWELQEAPRNLEVCTAKLLTSADSTENCDQKHSEKVQVLKKGIMDLSVKLQQEQVTLLKKAIKLVPCNTCSAQAEDLEKVICQIQKVHLELLQQALCVKNGHYKNKTSSKHHWIRAHKDQEEQTEQLEQTAEWQVGNGQENFFEKVSDDQKEKAALLFEIQQLKDKLSAEVVLRVKMETTALELEAELRRKTSVLEEAQSKVGQQEQLLLKLKEKAREELQNVESKAQVLKTHEDQEQQVDQLDKTTERRVERGQQNFCEEAGKNQKEKEALLKDKLAAEEANNKRKIQDLEAELFKKTNDVKQAEIKVYLLQKKLLTIKDEANAQRFQVEHLKKVNVGITASKKKAEEQLKVYFTQWEEEKTSLVTAVEGLNQLLNRKQHEWSEQEREMVLRLDDMEKRVAEKLERKSKNRRSWMARHFQRQGSRSTSRLQ, from the coding sequence atggaGTCCCAGGACCAGAACGAACCACAGCCCTTAATCAGCAACCCAGGGTGCATCTTTTCTACCGAGGACTACCTGAGTACGGCAATTAGAGCAAAGGTTGGTCTGAGAGACAAGTTAGAGGAAAGCCAACAGTCTGATTGTCAACTCATGGCTGCAAAGGGGACCATCAGCGATCTGACGAGCCAGTTGGAAGAGGCCCATCAGGACTCGGATGAGAACCTCGCCAGCCTCAACCCTAAACCGGACATGGCAGAGCAAATGGCCGACACTGCTGCCAATGTGAGCACTGTCGAGTCCGCAAATGGGTTTCAAGCAGAGGAAATGGACATATCAGAACTGGTCTGGGAGCTGCAGGAAGCTCCCAGAAACCTGGAGGTCTGTACAGCCAAACTCCTGACCAGTGCTGATAGTACTGAAAATTGTGACCAGAAACACAGTGAGAAGGTCCAGGTCTTAAAGAAGGGCATCATGGACCTTAGTGTGAAGCTGCAGCAGGAGCAAGTTACTTTATTAAAGAAAGCAATTAAACTCGTTCCCTGTAACACCTGCTCTGCACAGGCTGAGGATTTGGAGAAGGTCATCTGCCAAATTCAGAAAGTCCATCTGGAGCTACTGCAGCAAGCCCTGTGTGTGAAAAATGGCCATTATAAGAACAAAACTTCTTCAAAACACCACTGGATCAGAGCCCACAAAGACCAGGAGGAACAAACCGAGCAGTTGGAGCAGACAGCAGAGTGGCAAGTTGGAAACGGTCAGGAGAACTTCTTTGAAAAGGTGTCCGATGATCAGAAGGAGAAAGCAGCTCTGCTGTTTGAAATTCAGCAGCTCAAAGATAAACTTAGTGCTGAAGTGGTCCTCAGGGTGAAAATGGAGACAACAGCCCTGGAACTGGAGGCTGAGCTGCGTAGAAAGACCTCGGTTTTGGAGGAGGCGCAGTCAAAAGTCGGTCAGCAAGAACAACTTCTGctgaagctgaaagagaaagCTCGAGAGGAGCTGCAAAACGTTGAATCAAAGGCCCAGGTCCTGAAAACGCACGAGGACCAAGAACAACAGGTGGACCAGTTGGACAAGACAACAGAGAGGAGAGTTGAAAGAGGTCAGCAGAACTTTTGTGAGGAGGCTGGCAAaaaccagaaagaaaaagaagctcTGCTCAAAGACAAACTCGCTGCTGAAGAGGCAAATAACAAGAGAAAAATCCAGGACCTGGAAGCTGAGCTTTTCAAAAAGACCAACGATGTGAAGCAGGCAGAAATAAAAGTCTATCTGCTccaaaaaaaactgctgacGATTAAAGACGAGGCTAATGCACAGAGGTTCCAGGTAGAACACCTGAAAAAAGTCAATGTAGGAATCACAGCTAGcaaaaagaaagcagaggagCAGCTGAAGGTTTATTTTACGCagtgggaggaggagaagacCTCCCTCGTCACAGCCGTCGAAGGACTCAATCAACTGCTGAACAGGAAACAGCACGAATGgtcagagcaggagagagagatggtcTTGAGGTTGGACGACATGGAGAAAAGAGTGGCTGAAAAGCTGGAGAGGAAATCGAAGAACAGGAGAAGCTGGATGGCCAGGCATTTCCAACGTCAGGGGTCCAGATCAACATCGAGGCTCCAGTAG